From a region of the Methanoculleus receptaculi genome:
- a CDS encoding ABC transporter permease yields MQLPKLPVGYGVEVLVDWIEHYLGWLLDAISAALGFLIGGFQDLLLAIPIPLLILIAAVVVWFVTRRDIKLAAVTAIGLILIWDLNLWSLSMLTLALVLVSTIVALALSIPLGIVAARSDTMNSMLRPILDFMQTMPSFVYLIPAVIFFGLGNVPGAIATVVFAMPPALRLTNLGIRQVPTELIEVADAFGSTPWQKLLKVQIPVALPTIMAGVNQCIMLALSMTVIASMIGAGGLGYQVLVGIQRVDIGTGFEAGLAIVIIAIILDRITQNLVPQYG; encoded by the coding sequence ATGCAACTGCCTAAACTGCCCGTGGGCTACGGAGTCGAGGTGCTGGTGGACTGGATAGAGCACTACTTAGGCTGGCTGCTTGATGCCATCAGCGCGGCGCTTGGGTTCCTGATCGGGGGGTTCCAGGATCTGCTGCTTGCCATACCGATACCCCTCCTGATACTCATTGCGGCCGTGGTGGTCTGGTTTGTCACCCGGCGCGACATAAAACTGGCGGCAGTCACCGCAATCGGGCTTATCCTGATCTGGGATCTCAACCTCTGGAGCCTCTCCATGCTGACGCTGGCGCTTGTTCTGGTCTCGACGATAGTCGCGCTGGCGCTATCGATCCCTCTCGGGATCGTGGCTGCGAGGAGCGATACCATGAACTCCATGCTAAGGCCGATCCTTGACTTCATGCAGACCATGCCCTCGTTTGTCTACCTCATTCCAGCCGTGATCTTCTTTGGTCTTGGAAACGTGCCGGGCGCCATCGCGACGGTTGTGTTCGCTATGCCACCGGCCCTGCGTCTCACCAATCTCGGGATCAGGCAGGTTCCGACCGAGTTGATCGAGGTTGCGGATGCTTTTGGATCCACGCCCTGGCAGAAACTCCTCAAGGTGCAGATCCCTGTTGCGCTTCCAACAATCATGGCAGGGGTTAACCAGTGTATCATGCTTGCTCTCTCAATGACCGTCATCGCATCGATGATCGGTGCCGGGGGTCTTGGCTACCAGGTGCTTGTGGGGATCCAGCGGGTGGATATCGGTACGGGGTTCGAAGCGGGGCTCGCCATCGTGATCATCGCGATCATCCTCGACCGGATCACCCAGAACCTGGTGCCACAATATGGTTAG
- a CDS encoding quaternary amine ABC transporter ATP-binding protein has product MSQEESIIVEQVTEEETAPVEPIIRVRNLTRVFGDEPEKAIELYRAGRSKQEIFEETGSTVALIDISFEVARAEIFVLMGLSGSGKSTLLRCINRIIEPTSGEVWIDGKEIVRMGEEELREIRRRKLGMIFQNFALLPHRTVLENIAFGLEIQGVPLEERHRKAREMLQLVGLGGYEDSMPDELSGGMKQRVGLARALTSDPDILLMDEAFSALDPLIRREMQDELLDLHQRLGKTIIFVTHDLDEALKLGDRIALMKDGVIVQIGTPEEILTSPENEYVERFVADVDLTRVLTAGDVMRRAEPVAQWTAGPRVALHLMEEHDISCIFVVSRQRQLRGRVTLDDAVEAVRKGKRLDDILIIDVPKVTPTTSLSDIISLVVKNPYPVAVVDDAGRLLGSVSRGAVLAALARKGEDTNATA; this is encoded by the coding sequence GTGAGCCAGGAGGAGTCCATCATTGTAGAGCAGGTAACTGAAGAAGAGACAGCACCCGTGGAACCGATAATCCGCGTCAGGAACCTGACCCGGGTGTTCGGGGATGAGCCAGAAAAGGCCATAGAACTTTATCGTGCGGGCCGCTCAAAACAGGAGATATTTGAAGAGACCGGTTCCACGGTGGCCCTCATCGATATATCGTTTGAAGTTGCCCGGGCTGAGATATTTGTCCTGATGGGGCTTTCGGGGAGCGGGAAATCGACGCTCCTGCGGTGCATCAACCGGATCATCGAGCCCACGTCGGGCGAGGTATGGATCGACGGCAAAGAGATCGTCCGCATGGGCGAGGAGGAACTCCGGGAGATCAGGAGACGCAAACTGGGCATGATATTCCAGAACTTCGCGCTCCTGCCGCACCGGACGGTTCTTGAGAACATCGCCTTTGGTCTCGAGATTCAGGGCGTTCCCCTGGAGGAACGGCACAGAAAGGCCAGAGAGATGCTCCAGCTGGTGGGGCTTGGCGGCTACGAGGACAGCATGCCTGATGAACTATCTGGAGGGATGAAACAGCGGGTCGGGCTTGCCCGTGCGCTCACAAGCGATCCGGATATCCTCCTGATGGATGAGGCTTTCAGCGCGCTCGACCCCCTGATACGCCGGGAGATGCAGGACGAACTCTTGGATCTTCATCAGCGGCTCGGAAAGACGATCATCTTTGTCACCCACGATCTAGACGAAGCCCTGAAACTGGGTGACCGGATAGCGCTGATGAAGGATGGTGTGATCGTGCAGATCGGCACTCCGGAGGAGATCCTGACCAGCCCCGAGAACGAGTATGTGGAGAGGTTTGTCGCGGATGTTGACCTGACCAGGGTTCTTACGGCAGGCGACGTGATGCGCCGGGCCGAACCCGTTGCCCAGTGGACGGCGGGGCCGCGGGTTGCCCTCCACCTGATGGAGGAGCACGATATATCCTGCATCTTTGTTGTCAGCCGTCAGCGGCAGCTCCGCGGCAGGGTGACACTTGACGATGCCGTTGAGGCTGTCAGGAAGGGAAAACGACTCGATGATATCCTCATCATAGATGTTCCGAAGGTGACTCCCACCACATCTCTGAGCGATATCATTTCACTTGTCGTTAAGAACCCATACCCTGTTGCGGTGGTGGACGATGCCGGCAGGCTGTTGGGCAGCGTATCGCGCGGCGCCGTACTTGCCGCCCTGGCACGAAAGGGGGAGGATACGAATGCAACTGCCTAA
- a CDS encoding argininosuccinate synthase — MEKGKVVLAFSGGLDTSICIPLLREHYGFDEIITVAVDVGQPPEEIARATEKGRMLADKHYTIDAKEKFVSDCIFPSIRANGSYEGYPMGTALARPLIATEVVKIAKREGASKVAHGCTGKGNDQLRFDFIFRTAGYDIIAPMREMNLTREWEIAYAQEHNIPVSAVKEKPYSIDENCWSRSIEGGKLEDTAFHPPEDIYAWTVSPKDAPDVVEEISIEFERGVPVALNGERLAGLDLVRELNRIAGRNGVGRNDMIEDRILGLKAREVYEHPAATVLLTAHTDLEHLVLTRSEIAFKRIVDEKWSELAYMGVVHEPLFHALTTFIDTTQERVNGTVEIGLYKGSATVLGRRSEAALYSSDLVSFDSMMLDQKHAVGFSNYFGLQARLLKNLEKR, encoded by the coding sequence ATGGAGAAGGGAAAAGTCGTTCTGGCGTTTTCAGGGGGTCTTGACACCTCCATCTGTATCCCCCTGCTTCGCGAACATTACGGGTTTGACGAGATCATCACCGTTGCAGTCGATGTCGGCCAGCCCCCTGAGGAGATCGCCCGGGCAACGGAGAAAGGGCGGATGCTTGCGGATAAACACTACACCATCGATGCAAAGGAGAAGTTTGTATCGGACTGCATCTTCCCCTCGATCAGGGCAAACGGCTCATACGAGGGCTACCCCATGGGCACGGCGCTCGCCAGACCGCTGATCGCCACAGAGGTTGTAAAGATCGCCAAGAGGGAGGGGGCATCAAAGGTCGCGCACGGCTGCACCGGGAAAGGAAACGACCAGCTCCGGTTTGACTTCATCTTCAGGACAGCGGGCTACGATATCATCGCGCCGATGCGGGAGATGAACCTGACGCGGGAGTGGGAGATCGCCTACGCTCAGGAGCACAACATCCCTGTCTCTGCGGTGAAGGAAAAACCGTACAGCATCGATGAGAACTGCTGGAGCAGGAGCATCGAGGGCGGTAAACTGGAGGACACGGCCTTCCACCCGCCGGAGGATATCTACGCCTGGACGGTATCCCCCAAAGATGCTCCAGACGTGGTGGAGGAGATCAGCATAGAGTTTGAGCGGGGTGTCCCGGTCGCCCTCAACGGGGAGAGGCTTGCGGGCCTCGACCTGGTCAGGGAACTGAACCGGATCGCAGGAAGGAACGGTGTCGGCCGCAACGACATGATCGAGGACCGGATCCTGGGGCTGAAGGCCCGTGAGGTCTACGAGCACCCGGCCGCAACCGTCCTCCTCACCGCACACACTGACCTCGAGCACCTTGTGCTGACCCGTTCAGAGATAGCGTTCAAGCGGATCGTCGACGAGAAGTGGTCAGAACTCGCCTACATGGGGGTTGTGCACGAACCGCTCTTCCACGCGCTGACGACGTTCATCGACACCACCCAGGAACGGGTCAACGGCACGGTGGAGATTGGGCTCTACAAAGGCAGCGCCACGGTGCTTGGCCGGAGGTCGGAGGCGGCGCTCTACTCCAGCGACCTTGTATCCTTTGACTCGATGATGCTTGACCAGAAACACGCCGTCGGTTTCTCTAACTACTTCGGTTTGCAGGCACGCCTCCTCAAAAACCTGGAGAAGCGATGA
- a CDS encoding pyridoxamine 5'-phosphate oxidase family protein, with the protein MVALSGEIKELFNRTKVMPLATASKSGVPNVAPVASMRLAADDTIWIMDNYMQKTLKNLQENPVAALSFHDPETKRCFQVKGSTEIRTSGPDYEKFRDWMRSKSDKYPAKSLIIMKITDVFECTPGKDAGKKVL; encoded by the coding sequence ATGGTTGCGCTCTCAGGTGAGATTAAGGAGTTATTCAACAGAACGAAAGTTATGCCGCTTGCCACCGCCTCAAAGAGCGGCGTTCCCAACGTGGCGCCGGTGGCATCGATGCGGCTCGCCGCCGACGACACCATCTGGATCATGGACAACTACATGCAAAAGACACTCAAGAACCTCCAGGAGAACCCGGTTGCCGCCCTCTCCTTCCATGACCCGGAGACAAAACGCTGCTTCCAGGTCAAGGGCAGCACAGAGATCAGGACATCAGGTCCCGATTACGAGAAGTTCCGGGACTGGATGAGATCAAAGAGTGATAAATACCCGGCAAAATCGCTCATCATCATGAAGATCACCGACGTGTTTGAGTGCACGCCAGGAAAAGACGCGGGGAAGAAGGTGCTGTAG
- a CDS encoding methanogenesis marker 14 protein, producing the protein MCARFLERFFKPKPHIVQSPPPPSIMHGAGAGVPEYRVKPYFIVASVEMGNTTTKCILTGTNLETGRTYIINKTVTMSRDVRPPKPGETIFGETLDGTKLTRESVTDLVRDTLIQSHKEARLSIKDDLDFVVRSTGVVAAMDSPDQVGDFVIALANGCLVAGVPPRKMTPPMSIENLPPKLRKYSFADRVVFVGAVAGVLPPMGSTGVEMVANEMEGELAMAGIKEGAKWTPVDFRNPCISIDFGTTLDGRITSDVARDDPNPFARTIGNFCGLAGAVPDAIVRGTGLVESRTGTALDIFGEHPVTGSFGGRKRPIVDDYVDRCHEHIDIRVVPPDRRRFGRVPVCADIADKSGVALIGCDVGENGSEVPALEEIGREIHENYGLGVLNEVIDRVCARMALRLVDVAVDRGLVPPNSSIGFTGRAAISGQKPEYILEGITERGLYENPIDHVVFVDDGLARGAALMARCMNSLGKPKEPLGGVRGGPCIMARRIKIGK; encoded by the coding sequence ATGTGTGCCCGCTTTCTGGAGCGCTTTTTCAAACCAAAGCCGCATATCGTCCAGAGCCCGCCACCGCCGTCGATCATGCACGGAGCGGGTGCGGGCGTTCCCGAATATCGTGTGAAGCCTTACTTCATCGTGGCATCCGTTGAGATGGGCAACACCACAACAAAATGTATCCTTACCGGCACAAACCTGGAGACCGGCAGGACGTATATCATAAACAAGACTGTGACGATGAGCCGGGATGTCCGGCCGCCAAAACCGGGTGAGACCATATTCGGGGAGACCCTGGACGGCACGAAACTGACGCGAGAGTCGGTTACGGACCTGGTGCGCGACACCCTCATCCAGAGCCACAAAGAGGCGCGCCTGAGCATCAAAGACGACCTGGACTTTGTTGTCCGGAGCACCGGGGTTGTGGCGGCGATGGACTCCCCTGACCAGGTCGGCGACTTTGTCATTGCCCTTGCAAACGGCTGCCTGGTAGCAGGCGTCCCACCCAGAAAGATGACACCGCCGATGTCGATCGAGAACCTGCCCCCAAAACTCCGGAAATACTCGTTTGCCGACCGCGTGGTCTTTGTCGGTGCGGTGGCCGGCGTCCTGCCGCCGATGGGGTCTACCGGTGTGGAGATGGTGGCAAACGAGATGGAGGGTGAGCTTGCGATGGCGGGCATCAAGGAAGGCGCCAAGTGGACGCCGGTTGATTTCCGGAACCCCTGTATATCCATCGATTTCGGAACGACGCTCGATGGCCGGATCACAAGCGATGTCGCCCGGGATGACCCGAACCCCTTTGCCAGGACAATTGGAAACTTCTGCGGTCTTGCTGGAGCGGTGCCGGATGCAATCGTCCGGGGCACCGGGCTTGTAGAGAGCCGGACGGGAACGGCCCTTGACATATTCGGTGAGCACCCTGTTACGGGGTCATTTGGCGGCAGGAAGCGCCCCATCGTCGATGACTACGTCGACCGCTGCCACGAGCATATCGATATCCGGGTCGTCCCCCCTGACCGGAGAAGGTTTGGCCGGGTCCCGGTATGTGCCGATATCGCCGATAAGTCCGGCGTGGCCCTCATAGGCTGTGATGTTGGCGAAAACGGCAGTGAGGTCCCGGCGCTCGAGGAGATCGGGCGCGAGATCCACGAGAACTACGGTCTGGGGGTTCTGAACGAGGTGATCGACCGCGTCTGCGCCAGGATGGCGCTCCGTCTGGTCGACGTCGCGGTCGATCGGGGGCTGGTCCCGCCGAACTCATCGATCGGGTTCACCGGGCGGGCAGCGATCTCGGGGCAGAAACCCGAGTACATCCTGGAGGGCATAACGGAGCGTGGACTCTATGAGAACCCGATCGACCACGTGGTCTTCGTCGACGACGGTCTTGCCAGGGGGGCGGCACTGATGGCGCGGTGCATGAACTCGCTCGGAAAACCAAAGGAACCGCTTGGCGGGGTGCGAGGAGGGCCATGTATTATGGCCCGCCGGATAAAAATAGGGAAGTAG